From a single Deinococcus budaensis genomic region:
- a CDS encoding DUF4258 domain-containing protein, whose translation MTKAATSSITDDRRQRRPAAQGTDLLTLRAQLARAEKEARRAPTPLPARPENLRLKPVAPQREADLAGVDTSDHSLARAHARLRDAVYGGHYHLCPHAVGHARAEGFLEHDIIQVLVAGRVRAVYPEDRRWLVCGFFEACGVALPLHVVVEHARDGHLDVVTAFVPKQPHHILSRARLAVMLRYDDEKIRTRTATPGNKPGNRSKGKWKKGA comes from the coding sequence GTGACGAAAGCAGCCACGTCCAGCATCACCGACGACCGCCGCCAGCGCCGCCCCGCCGCGCAGGGCACCGACCTGCTGACCCTGCGTGCCCAGCTCGCCCGCGCCGAGAAAGAAGCCCGCCGCGCACCCACGCCCCTGCCGGCCCGGCCCGAGAACCTGCGCCTGAAGCCCGTGGCCCCCCAGCGCGAGGCCGACCTGGCGGGCGTGGACACCAGCGACCACTCGCTGGCCCGCGCCCACGCCCGGCTGCGCGACGCCGTGTACGGGGGCCACTACCACCTGTGTCCCCACGCGGTCGGCCACGCCCGCGCCGAGGGCTTTTTGGAACACGACATCATCCAGGTCCTGGTCGCCGGGCGGGTGCGCGCGGTCTACCCCGAGGACCGCCGCTGGCTGGTGTGCGGCTTTTTCGAGGCCTGCGGGGTGGCGCTCCCCCTACACGTGGTCGTCGAACATGCGCGGGACGGCCACCTCGACGTGGTCACCGCCTTCGTGCCCAAGCAGCCGCACCACATCCTCTCGCGCGCCCGACTCGCCGTGATGCTGCGCTATGACGACGAGAAGATCCGGACCCGCACCGCGACGCCGGGCAACAAGCCGGGAAACCGCAGCAAGGGGAAGTGGAAGAAGGGGGCGTAG
- a CDS encoding GNAT family N-acetyltransferase, whose amino-acid sequence MQATDAPDVLALLHWMDDAPEREVFAPDAREAAELQGECEDRVCLVAEGVDGEIRGYCALAPFRDGLALEGPLGTGDLHGLLARAVERADGLPIYAFSARDNLAARAALEAEGFTPMHTTDFYTARVAALARAARVPGDHAVAGTLAAAAYRALYRASEESWAGRLDWTDAEIEAHFARDDVELVVLSRGGQPVGFAELELNAEASRADLTYLAVHPAERGQGYGRILLALAAAEAAAHPEIRDLRARAHDHARAARALYARAGLTHCRAVVTYLRDDTEGEA is encoded by the coding sequence ATGCAAGCGACCGATGCGCCCGACGTGCTGGCCCTGCTCCACTGGATGGACGACGCCCCCGAACGCGAGGTCTTCGCGCCCGACGCCCGCGAGGCCGCTGAGTTGCAGGGCGAGTGCGAGGACCGGGTCTGCCTGGTGGCCGAGGGGGTGGACGGCGAGATTCGCGGCTACTGCGCGCTGGCCCCTTTCCGCGACGGCCTGGCGCTGGAAGGCCCGCTGGGCACCGGCGACCTGCACGGGCTGCTGGCCCGCGCGGTCGAGCGCGCCGACGGGCTGCCGATCTACGCCTTTTCGGCCCGCGACAACCTCGCCGCGCGGGCGGCGCTGGAGGCCGAGGGCTTCACGCCGATGCACACCACCGACTTTTACACGGCGCGGGTGGCGGCGCTGGCCCGCGCGGCGCGGGTGCCGGGGGACCACGCGGTCGCCGGAACGCTGGCGGCGGCGGCCTACCGCGCCCTGTACCGCGCCAGCGAGGAGAGCTGGGCGGGCCGCCTGGACTGGACCGACGCCGAGATCGAGGCCCATTTTGCCCGCGACGACGTGGAACTGGTGGTGCTCTCGCGCGGCGGGCAGCCGGTGGGCTTTGCCGAACTGGAGCTGAACGCCGAGGCCTCGCGCGCCGACCTGACCTACCTGGCGGTCCACCCCGCCGAGCGCGGGCAGGGCTACGGCCGCATCCTGCTGGCCCTGGCCGCCGCCGAGGCCGCCGCCCACCCCGAGATTCGCGACCTGCGCGCCCGCGCCCACGACCACGCCCGCGCCGCCCGCGCCCTGTACGCCCGCGCGGGCCTGACCCACTGCCGCGCGGTCGTGACCTACCTGCGCGACGACACCGAAGGCGAGGCGTAG